In Verrucomicrobiota bacterium, the genomic window GCCGGTCTTCCCTGCCACCGGCACGTCCTTGACCCGTGCCTTGCGGGCGGTGCCGTCCGAGTCGTTGACGACCCGCCACATCCCCTTGCGCACCTTCTCTAGCTGATCGGCGGTGATTCCTGATTCCTTCAGAAAGTCGGTGCGGATCTTGACTGGCTCCTCCTTAACCACCGCGCCATCCTGACTCACGACCTTCTCGACGAGGTGTGGCTGATAAACGATGCCGCCGTTGGCCACGGTCGCGGCCATGTTGGCCACTTGCAGCGGGGTCGCAAGGACGAAGCCCTGGCCGATCGCGGTGTTGGCCGTGTAGCCGGGGCTCCAGCGTTCGCGGGGATAGTTCTGCGCAAGCCAAGCGGTGCCCGGCATCACACCCGAGGCCACGTTGTTGAGCGGGAGTTCTGTCTTCTGGCCCAGACCAAGCATGCCACCTACCGCGTCGATCTGGTCGATGCCGGCGGCATTGCCGTACTGGTAGAAGAAGGGATCGCAGGAATTCTTGATAGCCGTGGTCAGGTCCTGGCGGCCATGGGGCGGCATGGGAGGCTTGGCGGTGAGTACCCAGCACTTCATGTACTTGTTGCCGTACTGGACGCCCCCGGTGCACTCGAACTGCCTATCGCCAACACCCGCGCGGATACCGGCCAGCGCGGTGCAGAGCTTGAAGGTAGAGCCAGGCGCGTAGGCGTTCACCGCTCGGTTCATGAGGGGATCTGTCTGGTCTTTGGCGAGTTTCTCCCAGTCAGCCTTGGAAATCGAAGGAACGAACTGATTAGGATCAAAGGAGGGTACCGAGGCCATGGCCAAAATCTCTCCGGAGTTCGGATCGAGCACGATCGCCGCCCCGCGACCGACAACACGGAGGGCCTTCTCCACAATGAACTGGATGCGGGCGTCGATGGTCAGGCAAACCTTGGAACCTTGCTTCGGCTCGATCCTCTTGGTCTCCCCATCGATGACCCCATGGGCGTTACGCTGAAGAAATTTGGTCCCGGGCGTGCCGCGGAGGACATCGTCGTAGGCCTGTTCGATCTGCGCTTTTCCCTCCACATCGGGCTGGTAGAAATTGAACTGAGCCGCCTCCTCCTTGTTGATCTCCTTGGGAAGGCCGACATAGCCGAAGAGATGAGCGGCCAGGGCCCCATAAACATAGTGCCGGACGGGCTTGAGCGTCACCGTAACACCCGGAAGATCGAGGCTGTTCTCGCTGAACCGGGCCATGGTCTCGAAATCAAGGTCCTGGCGGTAGACATAGGGAACCTC contains:
- the mrdA gene encoding penicillin-binding protein 2; its protein translation is MKLFDDSLRKILILRGILAFSLVLLLARMWYVQIYKYADYKGRIKGHSQLTVRLPAVRGEICDRRGVPLVENRASMEVEFYLPDIVRAWKEEHDEVPIRKYWGLDHGMRALKSEPDIVKIINESIVPHLEKLGLAGDYNSRKLQVHFRDNAEVPYVYRQDLDFETMARFSENSLDLPGVTVTLKPVRHYVYGALAAHLFGYVGLPKEINKEEAAQFNFYQPDVEGKAQIEQAYDDVLRGTPGTKFLQRNAHGVIDGETKRIEPKQGSKVCLTIDARIQFIVEKALRVVGRGAAIVLDPNSGEILAMASVPSFDPNQFVPSISKADWEKLAKDQTDPLMNRAVNAYAPGSTFKLCTALAGIRAGVGDRQFECTGGVQYGNKYMKCWVLTAKPPMPPHGRQDLTTAIKNSCDPFFYQYGNAAGIDQIDAVGGMLGLGQKTELPLNNVASGVMPGTAWLAQNYPRERWSPGYTANTAIGQGFVLATPLQVANMAATVANGGIVYQPHLVEKVVSQDGAVVKEEPVKIRTDFLKESGITADQLEKVRKGMWRVVNDSDGTARKARVKDVPVAGKTGTAQFWRNGIKDYHTWFICFAPYDKPRYVICVFVQGGKSGGSVPAPIAAKILEQITAMEKGQEVKLEAISPAIGNFQPIAGIDFSRDLPAQYGGDSATSPDPAAEESRESGNGSNGGTPAAKPDIREDADSHVKNRKPQAQGGLQKFFNFLGGGRSAVPKQSN